TCTACAAAAATGATGTCGCCGCCCACCGGCGTCCATACCAGGCCGGTGGCCACACCCGGCTGGTCAATGCGCTCCTGGGCCTCATTGTAGAACCGCGGACGGCCCAGGGCCTCGCGCACAAAGGCTACGTCAACCACCACCGGGGAGGCCAGCGGCAGTGGAGCGCCCGCTCCGTTGTTCCCCTCCTCCGGCGCGGCGGGTGCGGCCACCTGGCCCTCCGCGTCCTGGCCCTCCTCGGCGATCTTCCGCACCACCTTGCGCAGCACGGCGCCGATGTTGCGCTCCAGGTTGCGCACGCCCGCCTCACGGGTGTAGTCGTTGATGATCGCTCGGATGGCCGGCTCCTCGATGACCACCTCGGCGGGGCGCAGGCCATTGGCGCGCAGTTGCCGGTCAATCAGATGGCTCTGGGCGATGCGCACCTTTTCGTCCTCGATGTAGCCGGAGAGTTCGATCACCTCCATCCGGTCGCGCAGGGCCGGCGGCACAGCATCCCAGTTATTGGCCGTAGCGATGAACAGCACCTGGCTCAGGTCGAAAGGCAGGTTCAGGTAGTGGTCGGTAAAGGTATGGTTCTGCTCCGGGTCAAGCACTTCGAGCAGGGCTGCCGCGGGGTCGCCGCGGTAGTCGCTGCCGAGCTTGTCAATCTCATCGAGCAGCATCACCGGATCGGCGGCCCCGGCGCGGCGCAGCTCCTGGATGATCCGCCCCGGCTGCGAGCCGATGTAGGTGCGCCGGAAGCCGCGCAACTCGGCCTCATCGCGCACGCCGCCCAGGCTCATGCGCACAAAGCTGCGTCCGAGCGCCCGCGCGATGCTCTGGCCCAGACTGGTCTTACCCACGCCGGGCGGCCCGACGAAGGCCAGGATCGGCTCGCGGCTGGCGCGCCCGCCGTCCTCGCCCAGCGCCGCCCGGCGCTGCTTCACCGCCAGGTATTCGAGGATGCGCTCCTTGACCTTCTGCAACCCGTAGTGGTCCTCGTCGAGCACCTGACGCGCGCGAGCCACATCAATGGCGTGGCCGGTGCGCTTGCCCCAGGGCAGTTCGGCGACCCACTCCAGGTAGGTGCGCACCATCTGATACTCCGGCGAACTGGCATTGATGCGTTCGAGGCGCAGCAGTTCGCGCTCGGCCTCCTTGCGCGCCACCTCGGGCAAATTGGCGGCGGCAAGCTTCTCGCGCAGGTCCTCCAGTTCGACCGCCTCGGGGCTGTCTTCGCCCAGCTCCTTCTGGATGGCCCGCAACTGCTGGCGCAGGTAAAACTCGCGCTGCTGGCGCGCCGAACCCTCCTGCACCTCCTGGCGCAGCCGGGCCTGCACTTCGAGCAGGGCCAGTTGCTTGCGATAAAACTCGCGCACCTTGATCAGCCGCTCAACCACGTCGAAGGTGCTCAACAGATCCAGTCGTTCGCTGTAGGTGTAATCCGGCGAATAGCCGGTATTATCGGCGAGATGGCCCGGATCGTTGATTGAGCGCACGTAGTTGCGGATCTCCTGGGTCACGCCGGGCCGCAGGTCGAGCACGGCGTCAACCGCGGCGTGAACCTCAACCATCAACTGTTCGAGTTCGGGGGTGCGCTCGAACACGTCGGGGCGGCGGGTGAAGGTGAAGCGGGGGTACGGTTCGCGCTGGACCTCTTCGCCAAGCTCCACCCGCACCAGGCCGCGCACAACAATGCCGCTGGCTCCGCCGGGGAGCAAGCCGGATTGCTCGATGCGCGCCTCGACGCCCACGTGGAAGAGCTGCTCAGCCAGCGGAGCGCCGCTCTCGGCGTCCGGGCGCCGCGGAACGAGGAGCACCAGGCGGTTGCTCTTCAGCGCGGCCTCGGCGGCGGCTTCGTTATCGCTGTCGAGGGTCAGACTGATAACCGTATAGGGAAAGACGACCGCGCCCTCGAGCATAATCAATGGCAACGACTCGGGGGCTGGCGGAGTTTCATGGATTTCCTGGTTGGCCTCGCTCATAATCTATGCTCCTGACAAAGCGGAAACACGTTCCGCACTGCAATTATTATGGAATTGGCCGGCGGCAGTGTCAACGGCAGGAAGGCATTCGCACGCCGCTTCTAGCGCAATGTTAATAGATGGTCTGGCGGCCTGTGCTATAATCGCGCCGCAACAAGGGCCGTCTATGAAGGGAACCGCCACAAGGAGATACGCCCCCTCCCTGAGCCGCCCGGCCACCCGGCCGCTGGCCCTTGGCACGACGCTCTTCTTGCCCCTCCTCATCGGACTGGCGACGCTGCTGCCTCGGGTGATCGGCCTGCGCGATTTCTTTACCACTGACGAGGCCCACCACTGGGTCCGGCTCACCGGACGCTTTGCCGAAGCGATCAGCACGGGGCAGTGGGCCGAGACGATCCTCACCGGTCACCCTGGCGTGACGCTGTGGTGGCTGGGCAGCGTAGGGCTGCACCTCGAGCGCCTTGCGACCGCTGCGGGCTGGGCCGCGCCCCCCGACGCCCTGGGCCACCTGGTCTGGTTACGGCTCGGGCCGGCGCTGGCGCATACCCCGTTGTTGATTGCGGCGTATCTCCTGTTGCGCCGGCTGGTACAGCCCGGCCTGGCCCTGGCGGCGGCGCTGTTGTGGGCCACCTCGCCCTTCATGGTTGCGCACGGCCGCCTGCTGCATCTCGACGCTCTGCTGACCGACCTGTGCCTGCTGGCAGTGCTGGCGACGCTGGTGGCCGTCCAGGCCGCGCGCCCCCTCCCCTGGCTGCTGCTCAGCGGTCTGTTCTGCGGCCTGGCCCTGCTGACCAAGAGCCCGGCGCTCATTGTGCTGCCATTTGTGGGCCTGGCGCTGTTCGTTCTGGGCGGGGCGCGCACCGGGGCGCCAGAAGGCTGGCGCGGGCGGTTGCTCCACGGGATCGCCTGGTCGGCGCCGCGCTACCTGCTGGTGCTGGCGGTGGCCGCGGCAGTGACGCTGGCGCTCTGGCCCGCCCTCTGGGTGGCGCCTGGCCAGGCCCTGGAGCGCTACCTCGATGAGATTATCAGCAACGGCGGGCGCCCTAATGGCGATGGACAGTTCTTTCTCGGCAGCCCCGATCCTGATCCCGGCCCGCTGTTCTACCCCGTTGTGGTCCTCTTCCGCGTCACCCCGCTGGAACTGGCGGGTCTTATAGGGGTAGGGGCGGGTTTCATACTCATTGCGCGGCACGGGGGCTCGAGCAAAGATCCCCTGATCGCCCGTGAACGGACAACCTTGCTGGCCCTGGCGGCCTTCGCGCTCCTGTGGACGCTGGTGATGACCGCTGGA
This DNA window, taken from Chloroflexaceae bacterium, encodes the following:
- a CDS encoding glycosyltransferase family 39 protein yields the protein MKGTATRRYAPSLSRPATRPLALGTTLFLPLLIGLATLLPRVIGLRDFFTTDEAHHWVRLTGRFAEAISTGQWAETILTGHPGVTLWWLGSVGLHLERLATAAGWAAPPDALGHLVWLRLGPALAHTPLLIAAYLLLRRLVQPGLALAAALLWATSPFMVAHGRLLHLDALLTDLCLLAVLATLVAVQAARPLPWLLLSGLFCGLALLTKSPALIVLPFVGLALFVLGGARTGAPEGWRGRLLHGIAWSAPRYLLVLAVAAAVTLALWPALWVAPGQALERYLDEIISNGGRPNGDGQFFLGSPDPDPGPLFYPVVVLFRVTPLELAGLIGVGAGFILIARHGGSSKDPLIARERTTLLALAAFALLWTLVMTAGPKKFDRYILPAWPALLTLSAAGLLAIWHRLRARFPRRWFAGPAAGIAGLLSLQGALLAWCHPYYLSYYNPLLGGGPVAQRTFLIGWGEGMDQVGAWLRTRYDIGEGQIISALPATLQPFVPVPVQEVQAIDRASANYAVVYLESLQRRDAPDIYARITGASLPLHVVTIHGIEYAWIYQLPKPYQTAVEAEFGRAVRLRGYTATLEGRRLTLTPSWDVRAPLNADLLVFVHVYDAAGMRVAGIDVPPGGASAPPTSAWQPGQQVAVPLPIDLPAALPAGVYRLTIGLYDPETFARLPLTGGPAADVAMAGPDAALLGNFLVQP
- the lon gene encoding endopeptidase La — encoded protein: MSEANQEIHETPPAPESLPLIMLEGAVVFPYTVISLTLDSDNEAAAEAALKSNRLVLLVPRRPDAESGAPLAEQLFHVGVEARIEQSGLLPGGASGIVVRGLVRVELGEEVQREPYPRFTFTRRPDVFERTPELEQLMVEVHAAVDAVLDLRPGVTQEIRNYVRSINDPGHLADNTGYSPDYTYSERLDLLSTFDVVERLIKVREFYRKQLALLEVQARLRQEVQEGSARQQREFYLRQQLRAIQKELGEDSPEAVELEDLREKLAAANLPEVARKEAERELLRLERINASSPEYQMVRTYLEWVAELPWGKRTGHAIDVARARQVLDEDHYGLQKVKERILEYLAVKQRRAALGEDGGRASREPILAFVGPPGVGKTSLGQSIARALGRSFVRMSLGGVRDEAELRGFRRTYIGSQPGRIIQELRRAGAADPVMLLDEIDKLGSDYRGDPAAALLEVLDPEQNHTFTDHYLNLPFDLSQVLFIATANNWDAVPPALRDRMEVIELSGYIEDEKVRIAQSHLIDRQLRANGLRPAEVVIEEPAIRAIINDYTREAGVRNLERNIGAVLRKVVRKIAEEGQDAEGQVAAPAAPEEGNNGAGAPLPLASPVVVDVAFVREALGRPRFYNEAQERIDQPGVATGLVWTPVGGDIIFVEALAVEGKPELKITGQLGEVMRESAEAALTYVRARARDLGIDPRFFETHALHVHVPAGAVPKDGPSAGITIAAALASAATGRLVRDDVAMTGEISLRGRVLPIGGIKEKALGAHRAGIKTIILPRRNLIDLDDLPQAIFKELTFVAVETLDEVLTTALRPAGAPAQTLSIPQPDSELVPEG